A single genomic interval of Penaeus vannamei isolate JL-2024 chromosome 33, ASM4276789v1, whole genome shotgun sequence harbors:
- the LOC113822756 gene encoding homeobox protein 5-like (The sequence of the model RefSeq protein was modified relative to this genomic sequence to represent the inferred CDS: added 37 bases not found in genome assembly), whose product MEHWPTFFINRNTEIKEYKRPAHQDLQSNVKNQFGPFFVQPLFENGDSHLNGRSRVPTSSYFPGHFVGEGLQTFAESDFLRPELMQNDQLLSGFQHKGQNEVQLVQQGQSPQYEYTRSHRQQDTHFGHQTVPEKLFQAPPITYLSLWPRQTLEQESLVRNNKLQSQQRDSYDSQNDIFDLETQQSTSSFLLSAIDGPRNLETDHRRRIGLTLDLPMPHSDHNTQQPQQNDFPGKHKFSHTEFHSQQPPNSHDSEFRQKNAFENQFFEQYDHSASRFQEESERSLDHQKNLQHGNQHGTQFQQDSLHNKFKRDSQHIQFQQENVFLSDQIFQQKLTSNNQHSDQNQQLQHAMNNHQFAHDFFPIRSQFQQQTVISNNQFHTEVLSNNHSQQRQLPNNSPFQQDTFTNNNEFQHQNEFSNNRFQQEIPPHNDESQRNPFDNNNSQQDTLPTQNFQEETLPNINDPRHENLEIGHNLNLRQDQPGRQILHNNTSETSTSISQDQVNSSLQVHNHPFTSTTQQKRQLQSVFFHGQPEENIHQTTQSHPHTLQGGLREQRNPQSTQLHPLVVNSRLTDPRNIQNIPLNPTPNVITTSQNHVNNSFQVQDATYTPKFTTEQQIEQLESLILSNGQSESLEYIQSEEQIPQTLHPGSQILQTRRAEQGHLQNTRFDEQTQKSGFRDQRNAQSDSHIQVSGSAGQSQPQHIQSDLVLAIDSANERPQAVIPHTQGGGLREQRNPQTATPNSHMVIGHNDPQRELFIPQNSDPNLGHLSSATTRHQNEESKFLNNFDSQSIGGIHSETTGPLINLHSGSENGDTQVTVSESLHSAQLDFEVSTVAPPNWRNGLTASQGVGNSGLQAQHSQGNFESQNQDEFERIFQRKRESQNIQKNIDSHQTNVENLNLQSQSNSGFQIQNNESFNQDHFNSQKLTDFGLSNQDHSFQTQNFDFHFQNQNNFEAQNLDNLQLQNQKENFRQNIFIPQMNDENLTQNSSVFQIQNLNNVQTQTQNHNNFQFQNENRNNFHTQNENNFQSEHIFQSLNQNHNNQNQNQNAFLNHEFPSQNQNQNILQGQTQLLNNAKLPIRQNNFEDLKRNQDNLQLQIQSHNEFQAQNLNLNNAQLQIRPQNNFQSHEHQNNFPNLNGNQDNFQIQIQNHNTFPIQPLIQNNFPQNQAGKQNNFQNQNLTLNIFKSQIQNQNNFTQNQNHNSPSLQQNDFLNQNQNLNNFQFETQNLNSFEDQNQAQHFQFQTQNQNNFQFQTQNQNNFQFQTQNQNNFQSEPKNHKRFANLNQDQISFQSQTSNPFNLQNPNHNENKSQFESQNQNNFLNENQNHSNLQFQIQNQSNLLNQNQNKFVNITQNQQTFSSQNQDQSDFQFQSQNRSNFLNQNQDNNFQSQTQTPHNFLNQNDFLNHVQNQSNSQFHTRDQNNFLHQNRDDGKSQSPTQNWHNFVNQNQDPNHFQSQSQNLINFTSNNLGKALLQSLNQPNGTFGDYDSSFQNLDNGPLQNLQNVDLEQQDLKIGGLEIHSQENQSISSKFNKTGFQNPGKSIAEIPLNTDQISSGQNTFESSPPSHTFQNNLSFVTQGIPQVPNVQHNFEDKDNFFSQNIHGKFKSLDVEDTIDSDTQDPQTNFHSVETHSNFGLSNIHTNMDSNIHSKLVGTNAQSDSSTQTFQNNADPTDIHGINTQEHPTTFQTQVSNIGSNVSEFIFKSENPTRQTIQNNFNSGHDQSQFNPEHTTSSVMLQNTQDDSSSQFFQTSFNTNVQSLQNTQNIPNNLNSQHARNNLSLQNIPGNFDSQHIQSDSSLQNTFSSQTIKNNFESQNIPDSNTELSSDQNLGKTLSGSTHLGIEQSDSQNLREFDLEKLFTNESGSEVQENRDFPSQSLQFFDSELKHLQSGLFHPPVREFGHFQSGIKGNIDFQNHQRNSDSPTVPSNFNSPNFHNDFHPSNIENKQLMHNKFGSLSNQGNTEQQNLGKSLIGPTNLQNGSFQQQNLENSETGNLKGHKSGSQNLENFDSIHSLLNTQGVPDSPNIPSHFNPNIHSNPNLQTHHIMLTNNSESQSIQQNSRSQNIQSNVAAPVSHFNSQNLQSNQSIQGNINVQTSFESQIKGRALSESDFRESQESHNFSTEDSENPEDSDFTSLNLGNVDSELDYLRSGLFQPPLREFNHFQQKNSQNNFNFQAPSSSASRNVHNGFSSQNQSNFQLLNHQSNSESQSISGAFSSQNVQNNFDSQSISSNFARQNIRSNLESQNIQNNFESKNTHIILNPQNIQSNFNSPNIQGNFESQNIQGNFEAQALGKGFSELNNLQNNSSEEQKLKHSDTIQLENDNFSVKNRENTGSQLFIPGFFHSQNSNNHFDSHNTQAKSQNIQGTSDDQFEQNSFNSRFTSQNLGKSFSESKDFQNRLPESQNMENSNTSNLENNNFQSQNLENSHLQSQNLGNHFQSQNLENNNFQSQNREDRFQSQNQKNNNFQAETLGNVESEFSHLLSGRLQPPTRDFTYYESLGAQNNFDAQNFQNSFNPEYTQITLNSQKSQTDTEPQNRGKLLSDSSERKNLRDRTAGINLENTSSDELKNNDTISQNLEPPFREYNYFESQNPISGVLQNADFQNTSDKLFKGNLPSQNPRNEGFASQSHQTEDFATQNIKRSPSLSQNQRNGGFETHNQAKNDFQNANSETQKEHNNVPSPSPLNIHHKQQIMTAVDIRDPHTQKFENLERPRTSPNTRTRVQDEESHSLEPRPHELLSELETQEVQEGEISQLQNQPIHTTQQNLQIQVKGNRDNEAHILHENGTGLRNQKPIHTRSQTPFFNSFEPLRLQNGDNPKKSNGDGHSSTQSGTTDLQVNSEDTESVDLITQNVQNDFKPTTFQSSTHSDVSPRIQLNGHAFPPNMRHDPLSHAPSQPEVTAESSQISENDQFLPQSSQRDQVQLKPQTSQTDQFYPPSLHTQLQHNQRRQLQPQTPQNQRQAQRHQKIPFPLLDQQPEQSQAQGRESRESEAQISRPEPEGVKTGRIYFSRKTTQAKQFSGVDSSSGHVQSQNHTRESPNRQSQHHSRGPQHQKSQANSQSYEHLQMNSQPQTNFQSQHKQPQTSSQSQHKPQTSSQSQHKQPQTSSQSQHKPQTNS is encoded by the exons ATGGAACATTG GCCTACATTCTTCATCAATCGGAACACCGAGATTAAGGAGTACAAACGACCTGCCCATCAAGATTTACAATCGAATGTCAAGAATCAATTTGGACCTTTCTTTGTACAGCCTCTTTTTGAGAACGGTGACTCGCATTTGAACGGCAGGTCACGAGTTCCAACGTCCAGTTATTTTCCAGGACATTTTGTGGGGGAAGGCCTACAGACGTTCGCTGAGAGTGATTTCCTACGACCAGAGTTGATGCAAAATGACCAACTGCTATCAGGATTTCAGCATAAGGGCCAGAACGAGGTACAGTTAGTTCAGCAAGGCCAAAGTCCTCAATACGaatacacacgttcacacagaCAGCAGGACACTCACTTCGGCCACCAGACTGTACCAGAAAAATTATTTCAAGCCCCACCCATTACTTATCTGTCACTCTGGCCTCGTCAGACGTTGGAACAAGAGAGCCTGGTAAGAAATAACAAGCTTCAAAGTCAGCAGAGAGACTCTTATGATTCACAGAATGACATCTTTGATTTGGAAACCCAGcagtcaacatcatcatttttgctgAGTGCCATCGATGGCCCAAGGAACCTGGAGACAGACCACAGACGGAGAATTGGTCTTACCTTAGACTTACCCATGCCACACAGTGATCATAATACTCAACAACCACAACAGAATGACTTCCCAGGAAAGCATAAGTTCAGTCATACAGAATTCCATTCACAGCAGCCTCCTAATTCACATGATAGTGAATTTCGACAAAAGAACGCTTTTGAAAACCAGTTTTTTGAGCAATATGATCACAGTGCTAGTCGATTTCAAGAGGAAAGCGAACGATCACTGGATCACCAGAAAAATCTACAGCATGGGAATCAGCATGGTACCCAATTTCAGCAAGACAGCCTCCATAACAAATTCAAGAGAGACAGCCAACATATCCAATTTCAACAGGAAAATGTATTCTTAAGCGATCAGATTTTTCAACAGAAGTTAACGAGTAATAACCAACACTCTGACCAAAACCAGCAGCTTCAACATGCCATGAATAACCATCAGTTCGCACATGATTTTTTTCCGATAAGAAGTCAATTTCAACAACAAACTGTCATCAGTAACAACCAATTTCATACAGAGGTCCTATCAAATAACCATTCTCAGCAACGACAACTGCCTAACAATAGCCCGTTTCAACAAGATACCTTTACAAATAATAACGAATTTCAGCATCAAAACGAGTTCAGTAATAATCGATTTCAGCAAGAAATTCCCCCACATAATGACGAATCTCAACGGAATCCTTTCGACAACAATAACTCCCAGCAAGACACACTGCCAACCCAAAATTTTCAGGAAGAGACCCTACCCAACATCAACGACCCACGTCATGAAAACCTGGAAATCGGCCACAATCTGAATCTTCGGCAAGACCAGCCAGGACGTCAAATCCTCCACAATAATACATCCGAAACCAGCACCTCTATTTCTCAAGATCAAGTGAATAGTTCGTTGCAAGTACACAATCATCCCTTCACATCGACAACCCAACAGAAGAGACAACTACAATCCGTTTTCTTCCATGGGCAGCCTGAGGAAAATATTCATCAAACTACTCAATCACATCCACATACTCTTCAAGGTGGATTAAGAGAACAGAGAAATCCTCAAAGCACACAATTACATCCACTCGTCGTGAATAGTAGATTAACAGATCCACGAAATATTCAGAATATACCATTAAATCCGACGCCAAATGTTATCACCACTTCTCAAAACCATGTGAATAATTCATTCCAGGTACAAGATGCAACATATACCCCAAAGTTTACAACAGAACAGCAGATTGAACAATTGGAATCCCTTATTCTTTCAAATGGACAATCAGAAAGTCTTGAGTACATACAGTCAGAAGAGCAAATACCACAGACTTTACATCCTGGATCACAAATTCTCCAAACGAGACGAGCGGAGCAAGGCCATCTTCAAAACACCCGATTTGACGAACAAACTCAAAAGAGTGGATTCAGAGACCAAAGAAATGCCCAATCAGATTCACACATTCAAGTAAGTGGATCAGCAGGCCAAAGCCAACCCCAACACATACAGTCAGATCTTGTTCTTGCAATTGATTCAGCAAATGAAAGACCTCAAGCCGTTATTCCACATACACAAGGAGGTGGATTAAGGGAACAGAGAAACCCCCAAACTGCAACACCCAATTCACATATGGTAATAGGACACAACGATCCACAAAGAGAACTTTTCATACCACAGAATTCGGACCCAAACTTAGGACACTTATCATCGGCTACCACGAGACATCAGAATGAAGAAAGCAAATTTCTCAACAACTTCGATTCACAAAGCATAGGCGGGATTCACTCTGAAACAACAGGTCCTTTGATAAATCTCCATTCTGGCTCCGAAAATGGTGATACACAGGTGACTGTTTCGGAATCCTTACACTCCGCTCAACTTGATTTTGAGGTAAGTACTGTTGCACCCCCAAATTGGCGTAATGGACTGACAGCATCACAAGGCGTTGGCAATAGTGGGCTCCAGGCGCAACATTCTCAGGGTAATTTCGAGTCTCAGAATCAAGATGAGTTTGAACGAATTTTTCAGCGAAAAAGAGAATCGCAGAATATTCAGAAAAATATTGACTCCCATCAGACGAATGTGGAAAACTTGAATCTACAGAGCCAAAGCAATTCTGGTTTTCAAATTCAAAACAATGAATCATTTAATCAAGATCACTTTAATTCCCAAAAGCTTACTGATTTTGGTTTATCAAATCAGGATCACAGCTTCCAAACTCAAAATTTcgattttcattttcaaaatcaaaataatttcgaGGCTCAAAATCTGGATAATTTACAGCTTCAAAATCAAAAAGAGAATTTTAGACAGAATATATTCATACCTCAAATGAATGACGAAAATCTAACTCAGAACAGTTCTGTATTTCAAATTCAAAATCTTAATAATGTTCAAACTCAAACTCAAAATCATAATAACTTTCAATttcaaaatgaaaataggaacaaTTTCCATactcaaaatgaaaataacttcCAAAGTGAACACATTTTCCAGTCTCTAAATCAAAATcacaataatcaaaatcaaaatcaaaatgccTTTTTAAATCACGAATTCCCAAGTCAAAATCAAAACCAGAATATATTGCAAGGTCAAACTCAACTTCTAAATAACGCCAAACTTCCTATAAGACAAAATAACTTCGAGGATCTAAAGAGAAATCAGGATAACTTGCAACTTCAAATTCAAAGCCACAATGAATTCCAAGctcaaaatctaaatctaaacaaTGCCCAACTTCAAATTAGACCACAAAATAACTTCCAATCTCACGAACATCAAAATAACTTTCCGAATCTAAACGGAAATCAGGATAactttcaaattcaaattcaaaatcacaATACCTTCCCAATTCAACCCTTGATTCAAAATAACTTTCCTCAAAATCAAGCTGGAAAACAAAACAACTTTCAGAATCAAAATCTAACTCTAAATATTTTCaaatctcaaattcaaaatcagaaTAACTTCACTCAGAATCAGAACCATAACTCCCCCAGTCTACAGCAAA ATGACTTcctaaatcaaaatcaaaatctgaATAACTTCCAATTTGAAACGCAAAATCTGAATAGCTTTGAAGACCAAAACCAGGCTCAGCACTTCCAATTTCAaactcaaaatcaaaataatttccaATTTCAaactcaaaatcaaaataatttccaATTTCAAACTCAAAATCAAAATAACTTCCAATCTGAACCCAAAAATCATAAAAGATTTGCAAATCTAAACCAAGATCAGATTAGCTTTCAATCTCAAACTTCAAATCCATTCAACTTGCAAAACCCAAACCACAATGAGAATAAATCCCAATTTGAGTCTCAAAATCAGAATAACTTTTTAAATGAAAACCAAAATCATAGTAACTTACaatttcaaattcaaaatcaGAGTAACTTGCTAAATCAAAACCAGAATAAATTTGTTAATATAACTCAAAATCAGCAAACATTTTCAAGTCAAAATCAGGATCAGAGTGACTTTCAATTCCAATCTCAAAATCGGAGTAACTTTCTGAATCAAAATCAGGATAATAACTTCCAATCTCAAACTCAAACTCCACATAACTTTCTAAATCAAAATGACTTTCTGAACCACGTCCAGAATCAGAGTAACTCCCAATTTCACACTCGGGATCAGAATAACTTTCTACATCAGAACCGGGATGACGGTAAATCCCAGTCTCCGACGCAGAATTGGCATAACTTCGTAAATCAAAACCAAGATCCGAATCACTTCCAATCTCAAAGCCAAAATCTTATCAACTTCACAAGTAATAATCTTGGAAAGGCGTTATTGCAATCACTCAATCAACCAAATGGAACTTTTGGAGATTACGATTCAAGTTTTCAAAATCTGGACAATGGTCCTTTGCAAAATCTACAAAATGTTGATTTAGAGCAGCAAGATTTGAAAATCGGCGGCCTTGAAATCCACTCTCAGGAAAACCAATCGATATCTTCAAAGTTTAACAAAACCGGGTTTCAAAATCCGGGAAAATCTATTGCTGAAATTCCTTTGAACACGGATCAGATTTCGTCCGGTCAAAATACTTTTGAAAGCAGTCCCCCTTCACATACTTTTCAAAACAACTTGAGCTTCGTCACTCAAGGGATTCCTCAAGTGCCAAATGTTCAACATAATTTTGAGGACAAAGATAATTTCTTCTCGCAAAACATTCATGGCAAATTTAAATCCCTAGATGTTGAGGATACTATTGATTCTGACACTCAAGATCCTCAAACTAATTTTCATTCTGTAGAAACTCACAGCAATTTCGGTCTATCAAATATTCATACCAATATGGACTCGAATATTCATAGTAAATTAGTTGGTACAAATGCCCAAAGTGATTCGAGTACACAGACTTTCCAAAATAATGCTGATCCTACAGATATTCATGGTATAAACACCCAAGAACACCCGACTACTTTCCAAACACAAGTTTCAAATATCGGCTCAAATGTAAGTGAATTTATTTTCAAATCAGAAAATCCTACTCGGCAAACCATTCAAAACAATTTTAATTCTGGACATGATCAAAGTCAATTTAATCCAGAACATACTACCAGTAGCGTAATGTTACAGAATACTCAAGACGACTCCAGTTCACAATTCTTTCAAACCAGTTTTAACACAAATGTTCAAAGTCTGCAAAATACTCAGAATATCCCAAATAACCTAAACTCGCAACATGCTCGAAATAATTTAAGTTTACAAAATATTCCTGGTAACTTCGACTCACAACATATTCAAAGTGATTCCAGTTTACAGAACACTTTTAGCTCCCAAACTATTAAAAATAATTTTGAGTCTCAGAATATTCCAGACAGTAATACCGAATTATCAAGTGATCAAAATCTCGGGAAAACTCTCTCAGGTTCCACGCATCTCGGAATCGAACAATCAGATTCACAAAATCTTAGAGAATTCGATTTGGAAAAACTATTTACTAATGAATCTGGGTCCGAGGTTCAGGAAAACAGAGATTTCCCATCACAAAGTCTGCAATTCTTCGATTCAGAATTAAAACACCTTCAAAGTGGACTTTTCCATCCACCAGTTAGGGAATTCGGCCATTTCCAATCTGGAATTAAAGGTAACATCGATTTTCAAAATCATCAGAGGAATAGTGATTCGCCAACGGTTCCTAGCAATTTTAATTCACCAAATTTTCACAACGATTTTCATCCAAGCAATATTGAAAACAAACAATTAATGCATAACAAATTCGGTTCACTGAGTAATCAAGGAAATACCGAGCAGCAAAACTTGGGGAAATCTCTAATCGGGCCGACGAATCTGCAAAATGGGTCTTTTCAACAGCAAAATCTGGAGAACTCCGAAACGGGAAATTTGAAAGGCCACAAGTCTGGCTCCCAGAATCTGGAAAACTTTGATTCCATACATTCTCTACTAAATACTCAGGGTGTTCCCGATTCACCAAATATCCCAAGTCATTTTAACCCAAATATTCATAGTAATCCAAACTTACAAACACATCATATCATGCTTACAAATAATTCTGAATCACAAAGTATTCAGCAGAATTCTCGTTCCCAAAATATTCAGAGTAATGTTGCAGCACCAGTAAGTCATTTTAACTCACAAAATCTTCAAAGTAACCAAAGTATTCAAGGTAATATCAATGTACAAACCAGTTTCGAATCACAAATCAAGGGAAGAGCTCTTTCAGAATCAGATTTTAGAGAATCACAGGAATCGCATAACTTTTCGACAGAAGATTCTGAAAATCCAGAAGACAGCGATTTCACGTCTCTAAATCTGGGAAATGTCGATTCGGAATTGGACTATCTTCGAAGTGGGCTTTTCCAACCGCCGTTAAGGGAATTCAATCACTTCCAACAGAAAAATAGTCAAAACAATTTCAATTTCCAGGCTCCGAGTAGCAGCGCTTCTCGGAATGTTCATAATGGTTTTAGTTCACAAAATCAAAGCAATTTTCAGTTACTTAACCATCAAAGCAACAGTGAATCACAAAGTATTTCAGGTGCTTTCAGTTCACAAAATGTACAAAATAATTTTGATTCACAGAGCATTAGCAGTAATTTTGCTAGACAGAATATTCGAAGCAATCTTGAATCGCAGAATATTCAAAACAATTTTGAGTCAAAGAATACTCATATTATTCTTAATCCACAGAATATCCAAAGTAATTTTAATTCACCAAATATTCAAGGCAATTTTGAATCACAGAATATTCAAGGTAATTTTGAGGCCCAGGCTCTGGGAAAAGGCTTTTCAGAATTGAATAACCTCCAAAATAATTCATCTGAGGAGCAAAAGTTAAAGCACTCCGACACGATACAATTGGAAAATGATAATTTCAGTGTTAAAAATCGGGAAAATACAGGTTCACAATTATTCATTCCTGGGTTTTTCCACTCGCAAAATTCCAACAACCATTTTGATTCACACAACACTCAAGCAAAATCGCAAAATATCCAGGGCACTTCCGATGACCAATTCGAACAAAACAGTTTCAATTCGCGATTTACGTCACAGAATCTGGGGAAAAGTTTTTCAGAATCAAAGGATTTCCAAAATCGATTACCTGAATCACAAAATATGGAAAATAGTAACACGAGTAATCTAGAAAACAATAATTTCCAGTCTCAAAATCTTGAAAACAGCCATCTTCAATCACAAAATCTAGGAAATCATTTCCAATCTCAAAATCTGGAAAACAATAATTTTCAGTCTCAAAATCGAGAGGATCGTTTCCAGTCTCAGAATCAGAAAAACAACAATTTTCAGGCTGAAACTTTGGGAAATGTTGAATCAGAATTTAGTCATCTGCTAAGTGGGCGTTTGCAGCCTCCAACGAGGGACTTCACCTATTACGAATCTCTTGGTGCTCAAAACAATTTTGATGCGCAGAATTTTCAAAACAGCTTCAATCCTGAGTACACCCAAATTACACTGAATTCACAAAAGAGCCAGACTGACACAGAGCCACAAAATAGAGGTAAGTTACTCTCAGATAGTTCGGAAAGGAAAAATCTCCGAGATAGGACGGCAGGAATAAATCTGGAGAACACCAGTTCAGACGaattaaaaaacaatgatacgATTTCTCAAAATCTGGAACCACCGTTTAGGGAATACAATTACTTTGAATCACAAAATCCAATAAGTGGAGTCTTACAAAATGCAGATTTCCAAAATACATCAGACAAACTGTTCAAGGGCAATCTGCCATCACAAAATCCGAGAAATGAAGGATTTGCATCACAAAGCCATCAAACGGAAGACTTTGCGACCCAAAACATCAAAAGGAGTCCGTCATTGTCGCAGAATCAGAGAAATGGGGGTTTTGAAACACATAATCAGGCAAAAAATGACTTTCAGAACGCAAATTCTGAAACTCAGAAAGAACATAACAATGTGCCATCGCCTTCTCCCTTAAACATTCACCACAAACAGCAAATAATGACAGCTGTTGACATTAGAGATCCACATACACAAAAATTCGAAAATTTAGAGCGACCACGCACTTCTCCAAACACCCGGACTCGAGTTCAAGACGAAGAAAGTCATAGCTTAGAGCCAAGACCTCACGAACTTCTCTCAGAACTAGAAACTCAGGAGGTCCAAGAAGGGGAAATTAGTCAACTGCAAAATCAACCAATTCACACGACGCAACAAAACTTGCAAATTCAAGTCAAGGGAAATCGCGATAACGAAGCGCATATTCTTCACGAAAACGGCACCGGATTACGTAATCAGAAACCCATCCACACTCGGTCACAAACTCCCTTTTTCAATAGTTTTGAGCCCCTGCGTTTACAAAATGGCGATAACCCGAAGAAATCAAACGGAGATGGTCATTCGTCGACTCAGAGTGGAACAACTGATCTTCAAGTCAACTCAGAAGATACAGAAAGCGTTGACCTAATAACTCAAAATGTACAAAACGATTTTAAGCCAACAACTTTTCAAAGCTCGACCCACAGCGACGTCAGCCCAAGGATTCAGCTAAATGGCCACGCATTCCCACCGAACATGCGCCATGACCCCTTGTCCCACGCGCCTTCTCAGCCTGAGGTAACCGCGGAGAGTTCACAGATTTCGGAGAATGACCAGTTTCTTCCTCAGAGCAGCCAGCGCGATCAAGTGCAACTGAAGCCACAGACCAGCCAAACAGACCAGTTTTACCCACCGAGCCTCCATACTCAATTACAACACAACCAACGACGTCAGCTACAACCACAGACTCCGCAAAATCAGCGGCAAGCACAAAGACATCAGAAAATCCCCTTCCCGCTGCTAGATCAACAGCCTGAACAATCGCAAGCTCAAGGTAGAGAAAGCAGAGAGTCAGAGGCACAAATTTCGCGTCCTGAACCAGAGGGAGTTAAAACAGGTCGCATTTATTTTTCGCGCAAAACTACCCAAGCGAAACAATTCAGTGGTGTAGACTCCAGTTCAGGACACGTGCAATCACAAAACCACACTCGAGAATCCCCAAATAGACAGTCACAACATCACTCTCGAGGACCACAACACCAGAAATCACAAGCGAACTCTCAGTCATATGAACATTTACAAATGAACTCACAACCACAAACTAATTTTCAATcacaacacaaacaaccacaaaccaGCTCCCAATCACAACACAAACCACAAACCAGCTCCCAATcacaacacaaacaaccacaaac